One window of Hippoglossus stenolepis isolate QCI-W04-F060 chromosome 1, HSTE1.2, whole genome shotgun sequence genomic DNA carries:
- the LOC118108188 gene encoding nuclear factor 7, ovary-like → MAAVTCVLWEDNFLCSICLDVFTAPVTIQCGHNFCKACIIENWRINRKRQCPVCKKSFDTRTEVHVNTFISEMVAQLRQSAMKKSLEVALAGEVPCDICAGTKLKALKSCLVCLSSYCETHLERHRTVSGLKRHKLIEPLVNLGGRMCTKHDELMKLFCKTDQMCVCHLCYELDHNSHHVVTLSEECEEEKAKLASTEAEFQYMIEERQLKVLELRGSVQLSKEAADKAAADGVPVFTVLKQLLETDLSKLTEEIKRKQEITANHAKGLMEELDREISELTRRNDEVKQLSRSDDPLHLLQNSSSLRTFPPTKDWEKVSLHQPSFEGTVARAVARLKETLSRDTMALLEAELKRVQQYAVDVTLDPNTTHPTLTLSVDGKQVNHSDVDMTLPDNPDRFSTCILVLGRQSFSSSRFYYEVEVKGKTKWDLGVASGLANRKGLVTSSPEAGYWTLQLRNGNEYTALADPDILLPLKSRPQRVGVFVDYEEGLVSFHDVDTADIIYSFTGCAFNGKLYPFFSPCFDDGGVNSARLRISSVHEADVI, encoded by the coding sequence CTTCTGCAAAGCCTGCATCATTGAAAACTGGAGAATCAATAGAAAACGCCAGTGTCCCGTCTGCAAAAAGTCTTTCGACACCAGAACTGAGGTGCACGTCAATACCTTCATATCTGAGATGGTTGCTCAGCTGAGGCAGTCGGCCATGAAAAAATCCTTGGAAGTTGCCCTAGCAGGTGAGGTTCCCTGTGATATCTGCGCTGGGACCAAGCTGAAGGCTCTCAAGTCCTGCCtggtgtgtctgtcctcgtaTTGTGAGACTCACCTGGAGCGACATCGGACAGTGTCAGGGCTGAAGAGACATAAGCTCATCGAGCCTCTGGTCAACCTTGGTGGCAGAATGTGTACAAAGCACGATGAACTCATGAAGCTGTTCTGCAAGACAgaccagatgtgtgtgtgtcacctttgCTATGAGCTTGACCACAACTCACACCATGTTGTAACCCTGAGTGAGGAATGTGAAGAAGAGAAGGCTAAGCTGGCGAGTACGGAGGCTGAATTTCAGTACATGATCGAGGAGAGGCAGCTGAAGGTGCTGGAGCTCAGAGGGTCAGTGCAGCTCAGCAAAGAAGCTGCagacaaagcagcagcagatggtgTACCTGTCTTCACTGTCCTGAAGCAGCTTTTGGAGACGGATCTGTCCAAGCTCACAGAAGAGAtcaagaggaaacaggaaattaCAGCAAATCACGCCAAGGGCCTTATGGAAGAGCTGGATCGGGAGATCTCCGAGCTGACAAGGAGAAACGATGAGGTTAAGCAGCTGTCACGCTCTGACGatcccctccacctcctccagaacTCCTCATCCCTGAGGACCTTCCCACCCACTAAAGACTGGGAGAAAGTCAGCCTCCATCAGCCATCGTTTGAGGGGACCGTGGCAAGAGCCGTGGCCCGCCTCAAAGAGACACTCAGCAGAGACACAATGGCCCTGCTCGAGGCTGAACTAAAGAGGGTGCAGCAGTACGCAGTGGACGTGACCCTCGACCCTAACACGACACACCCCACACTCACCCTGTCTGTTGATGGGAAACAAGTGAATCACAGTGATGTGGACATGACTCTTCCAGACAACCCGGACAGATTCTCTACTTGCATCCTTGTCTTGGGGAGGCAGagtttctcctccagcaggtTTTACTATGAAGTCGAGGTTAAAGGGAAGACTAAGTGGGATCTGGGAGTGGCCAGTGGTTTGGCAAACAGGAAAGGACTAGTCACTTCAAGCCCAGAAGCCGGCTACTGGACCCTGCAGCTAAGGAATGGAAATGAGTACACAGCTCTTGCCGACCCTGACATCTTGCTCCCGCTGAAATCGCGACCTCAGAGGGTGGGGGTGTTTGTAGATTATGAGGAGGGTTTAGTCTCATTTCATGACGTTGACACTGCAGATATTATCTACTCCTTCACTGGCTGCGCCTTCAACGGCAAACTCTACCCTTTCTTCAGTCCTTGCTTCGACGACGGAGGTGTAAACTCTGCCCGTCTCAGAATCTCTTCTGTTCATGAAGCTGATGTTATATAA